The Petrotoga sibirica DSM 13575 sequence GAAAAGAAAAATTGGGTAGAAAAGGATAAGTTCACAGACACGGTATCTTTAACTCAAACTATACCAGGAGCTGTGGCTATTAATCTTTCTATTTTAGTAGGATACAATATAAAGGGGGTTTTAGGAGCGGTTATATCAGCAATAGGGGTTTCTTTACCTTCTTCTATAATAATATTGGTGATAGCTTTTACCCTTACGAAAACAGCAGGACTTAGCGTTTTACAAAGTGCCTTTGAAGGTATAAGACCTGCTATAGCAGCACTTATTGTATACGCCGCAATAAGTTTATCAAAATCAGTTAAATGGTCCATCGTTTTAGTTTTATTAGCTGCAGGGGCTTTTGTTGCAATTGGAGTATTTAACATTAATCCTATTTATATAATTGTTATCGCTTTCATTATGGGTACTCTTTACTCTATGTCCCAAGGGAGAAAAAAGCCATGAAAACCTTATTTGGCTTGTTTTTTTCTTTTTTTGAAATTGGCTTATTTGGATTTGGCGGTGGCTACGCTATGATTCCACTCGTCCAAACACAATTGGAAAGAAGAGGATGGATGCCGCTTCAAGAGTTTCTCGATTTAATTGCTATATCAGAAGTTACTCCGGGACCAATAGCAGTAAATAGTGCTACCTTTGTTGGATATAAGGTTTCTGGGGTAGTTGGTTCTTTGGTCGCGACAACTGCAGTCATACTGCCTTCGTTAATTATAGGATTACTGGTAGGCAGATATTTTAAAAACGGAAATGGCGATACTCAACAAAATATTCTTAAATTTCTAAAACCTGCTGTTATCGGGTTGATATTTGGTTCTGCATACACAATAGGAGTCGCTAATATCTTAAATTT is a genomic window containing:
- a CDS encoding chromate transporter gives rise to the protein MSEEGKSKIVLKMFITFFKIGLFTFGGGYAMIPLMEKEVVEKKNWVEKDKFTDTVSLTQTIPGAVAINLSILVGYNIKGVLGAVISAIGVSLPSSIIILVIAFTLTKTAGLSVLQSAFEGIRPAIAALIVYAAISLSKSVKWSIVLVLLAAGAFVAIGVFNINPIYIIVIAFIMGTLYSMSQGRKKP
- a CDS encoding chromate transporter, which encodes MKTLFGLFFSFFEIGLFGFGGGYAMIPLVQTQLERRGWMPLQEFLDLIAISEVTPGPIAVNSATFVGYKVSGVVGSLVATTAVILPSLIIGLLVGRYFKNGNGDTQQNILKFLKPAVIGLIFGSAYTIGVANILNLASFLIFIGVLVLLFFTKLNPIFIIVMTGVVGIIFY